The nucleotide sequence GTTGTTCTAGACTATAAGTATTGGAAAGATATAAATCCCACTGTGCTGATACCTCTTCTGTGATATCTGCACACATTTTGAGCGTACTATCTTCATCAACAGGTCAATCACCGTACATAAACGCCATATGAGAGCGATCGCACCAATGTGCAACATCTTGATGTGTATACGTTGTCATTTCCAAACCAGCACCTTGAGCAAGCAAAGATGCAAGATTTTCTGGTGAAAATGTCAATGGGATTTCCTACCAACTAGTTTCTCTCCAGCAGCCAACGTACTTATTTTTACTCTGGTTTTGTCCAGGCTGAAAAACATAATTACTCATAGCGATAAATTCGATACATAGAAAGTTACAAAAATTTGATTATTAGATAGAACTAGATAGAAGTAGTGGTAATAGATGTGACGGGAACTTAGAAAACTGCTAATGCAATTAAGGCAACCAAGCAAACAAACTGACTGCCTAAACAGAAAACTCGATACAACGGATTTAAGCCAGCGATGTGAATCAGCGAGTGTGCTAGCCGAAATCCGATGTACGCGACAACAAGTGAATCTACCACTGTTCCAGATACGCCTCGAACTGTTAGCAGAAACAGAACTCCTAAATATAAAGGTAGGTTCTCCACCAAGTTAGCTTGGACGCGATATAAGCGCCAAAGCAAGCTTTCATCGTTTGGTGTGGCGAAATCTTTGACAGAGCCACCAGCAGAGAGATGCCGAATTCTCACGACAAGCAAAGAGACAACGACAGCGATCGTCCATACGATGAAAATTACTAAACCCCAGAGGGGCAAGGTCATATCCACAGTACGCATGACTGAATACATACAATCTGTCCTGGTAAACTGCTGCTACTCTAGCGTTAATCTTACTAGATGTCTCAAACGGCGATCGCCACACGACCCGAAAAGCCGATCGCCTCAAGCTTTATAATTCAAGGTTAAGCTGTAGCTCGATAAGGCTGGTAGTCTAGATAAAGTAAGCTTTGGGTTTGAGCTTTGCTACCAGATCGCTCTAGACGCAAACAAATTGAGCAAGTCGTAGTTACGGCTGAGCAGATGCGCCAGATTGAGGCGCGGATATTTGCTGCGGGAATGCCAGTTGCAGCTTTGATGGAAAAGGTAGGGATATCGATCGCCCGACGAGTACAAACATTGTATCCCTATCCCCAAGTGCGACGGGTCGGCGTGCTGGTAGGACCAGGACATAACGGCGGTGATGCTTTAGTGGTGGCGCGAGAGTTACATTTCCAAGGGTATGAAGTTCTCATCTACCGTCCGATCGCCAAATTAAAAGAATTAACCAACCAACACGCACAGTATGCTGAGAGTTTAGGCATCCCGCATTTTGAGGCGATCGCTCCCTTGCAAGATTGTGACTTGTTAATCGACGGCTTATTTGGGTTTGGCATGGAACGCCAAATCACCGAGCCAATCGCCTCAGATATTCACCAACTCGACCGCTGGTCTATGCCTATTCTCAGCATCGATCTCCCTTCTGGGTTGCATACAGATACAGGAGAAGTGCTGGGAAAGGCAGTTAAAGCAACGCGAACTTTTTGTTTGGGATTGTGGAAGCAAGGATTATTACAAGATCGAGCATTAGAGTATATCGGTACGGTAGAACTGATCGATTTTGACATCCCCACAGCAGATATACATGCTGTTTTGGAAGCGCCCAAAGTCAAGCGCGTGACGAGTGACTTGGCGATCGCCACTCTTCCCCTGACTCGTCCGCCAGTCACTCACAAGTACAAACAAGGGCATTTGTTACTCATTTGCGGTTCGCGACGCTATGCTGGCGGTGCATTACTGACAGCTTTAGGTGCTAGAGCAAGTGGTGTCGGAATGCTGTCGATCGCCGTGCCTGAATCGCTCAAACCCCTGCTGAACGCGCAACTCCCTGAAGCATTAGTTGTAGGTTGTCCCGAAACCGATAATGGCGCGATCGCCCAGCTCGATTTACCAGAAGGAACCGATTTAGAATCATTTCAAGCCATTGCCTGCGGTCCCGGTCTGACTTTAGAAGCTACGCCGATTATCCAAGGAGTTTTGAACAACGATTGCCCCCTAGTTCTGGATGCAGACGGTTTGAATATTCTTGCCATTTTGGGGACGCAAAAGTTATCGCGGCGATCGTCGCCAACCGTCCTCACACCTCATGCAGGAGAGTTTAAGCGCTTATTTCCCGATGCTCCTAGCCCGATGCAAGACCGCATTAGTGCTGTACGAGAAGCAGCACAGACGAGCAAAGCAGTGGTATTGCTCAAGGGAGCGAGAACGGCGATCGCCAATCCATCAGGTCAAGTCTGGATTAATCCTGAGAGTACGCCTGCATTAGCACGGGGTGGGAGTGGCGATGTTTTAACTGGATTACTAGGGGGACTGCTTGCCCAGGCAACCGCACAACATATCTCAGTAGATGCGATCGCGGCGTGTGCGGCATGGTGGCACTCCCAAGCGGGCATTTTAGCAGAACGAGAAAGAACTCAAATCGGAGTCGATGCATTTACATTGACGCAGTTTTTGATTCCAGTTCTGCATCAATCTGTAGGATAGTCGTTAAAAATCATACTTTTTGAGGGAGAAAAACTCTGCACTTAAATGGCAAGCTGAGAGAAATTAGCCTATGGCAGGATTTTCTGCTGCCAAAATCTCAGCAGCGAGTATGGTAGATCGGGAAATAATTCAGATAAGTAGAGCCTTAAGCGCCACCTACGATCTGCGGGTGGTTTTTCTTTCGCTAGCGATCGCGATTTTTGGCGCTTACACAGCGCTAGATTTGGTGGGACAAGTTATTTATGCGCGGGGAATGGCACGGAAATTTTGGACAGTTGGCGGCGCGATCGCTTTAGGAATTAGTGTCTGGGCAATGCATTTTGTTGCCATGCTTGCCTATCAACTACCAATTCCCATCTCTTACAACTTTGAAATCGTCTTACTGTCAATGGTAGTGGCGATCGCGACTGCTGGTTTGGGGCTATTTCTCGTCAGCCGCCTACCGTTGAATTGGCTGTTGTTGTCGTCTGGCAGTTTTTTTGTCGGGCTTGCGACAATCGGGATGCATTACACTGCCATGCAGGCGATGTTGGTAGCAGCAGAACCAACTTACGATTTGCGGTTCGTTGCTTTTTCTAATTTGTGTGCAGTTGGTTTATCCTTTTGTGGCTTATGGCTGACATTCCATCCGACTGCTAAAGTTCTGGTTCCGGCTGAGAGTTGGCGCAAGCTGGGAAGTGCGATCTTAGCGGGAACTGCGATTGATGGAATGCACTATCTGGCGATGGCGGGAGTCAATTTCTATCCTAGCGTCCAAAAATTAAGCAAGATACCTGCTGGCATTGATAACTACGTGCTGGCAATTACGATTGGTGTGGCGACTTTGGCTATTTTATTATTAGGTGGCTTGGCTTCTTTTTTTGGTCAACAACTCAGAGCAGAAATCGCCAGAGTTGAAGCAATACGAGAAAGTGAAAAGCGATATCAAGAATTATTCGAGCTGGCTCCCGATGCCTATTTTTCCCTGACACCTGATGGCACAATCCAATCGGCAAATCAGTTTAGTGCTGAATATTTAGGCTATAGCCAAGAAGAACTGATCGGTAGTTCGGCTTGGATGATAGTTTACGAAGCCGATCTTCCTTGGGCGCAGCAGTGGATGGAGAGCATGTTTCGCGACAGAGTGACGACGAGCGAAATCGAACTGCGAAAAGTGCGTAAAGATGGCTCGGTGTTTTGGATTCGGGAACGCAGCAAATTAATTTTAGACGCAATGGGAACACCTGTAGGACTGAATACGATTTGCCGCGACATTACCCAATTGAAACAAGTAGAAGAACAATTGCGGCAGAATGCGTTTCACGATCCGCTCACGGGTTTACCCAATCGCGTGCTGTTTATGGATCGCTTGCAATTAGCGATCGAGCATCACAAAAGGCATCCAGAAAATTTTTTCGCCGTTTTGTTTCTAGATTTAGACCGCTTTAAAGTCATTAACGATAGTTTAGGGCATTTACTGGGCGATCGCTTACTCATGGCGATCGGCGATCGCCTGAAAGAATGCCTGCGTCCTGTAGATACGGTAGCGCGGCTCGGGGGAGACGAATTTACAATTCTGATCGAGGATATTACCGATGTTAGCGATGCAATTCGCGTTGCCGAACGAGTTAATACTGCGCTTGCTGTGCCGTTTCATTTAGACGGACAGGAAGTCTTCACCGCCGCCAGTATTGGTATTGCCTTGAGTACCACTGGCTATGACAACTCCGAAGACGTACTGCGAGATGCCGATCTTGCCATGTATCGCGCCAAAAGTCAGGGAACGTCAGGCTATCAAATATTTAACCCTGACATGCACGCTAGGGCAGTAGCACTGTTGCAATTGGAAACAGATCTGAGAAATGCTGTGGAACGACAAGAGTTTCGCCTGTACTATCAACCAATTATCTCGCTAGCTACAGGTAGAATTGTCGGTTTTGAGGCTCTGATTCGCTGGCAACATCCCCAATACGGTTTGCAAAACCCCAGCCAATTTATCCACGCCGCAGAGGAGGCGGGACTGATTAACCGGATTTGTCAGTGGGTACTCTACACGGCTTGCGCTCAATTAGCTCAGTGGCAAAGGCAATTTTCCGCGATCGCACCTTTAACGATGAGTGTAAATATTTCTGGCAAGCAGTTCAGTCAACCTCAGCTCAGCCAGCAAGTACAGCAAGCTTTACAGGATACAGAATTAAGTGCCGAATGCTTGCACCTAGAGATTACTGAAG is from Scytonema millei VB511283 and encodes:
- a CDS encoding MAPEG family protein, yielding MYSVMRTVDMTLPLWGLVIFIVWTIAVVVSLLVVRIRHLSAGGSVKDFATPNDESLLWRLYRVQANLVENLPLYLGVLFLLTVRGVSGTVVDSLVVAYIGFRLAHSLIHIAGLNPLYRVFCLGSQFVCLVALIALAVF
- a CDS encoding bifunctional ADP-dependent NAD(P)H-hydrate dehydratase/NAD(P)H-hydrate epimerase; its protein translation is MLPDRSRRKQIEQVVVTAEQMRQIEARIFAAGMPVAALMEKVGISIARRVQTLYPYPQVRRVGVLVGPGHNGGDALVVARELHFQGYEVLIYRPIAKLKELTNQHAQYAESLGIPHFEAIAPLQDCDLLIDGLFGFGMERQITEPIASDIHQLDRWSMPILSIDLPSGLHTDTGEVLGKAVKATRTFCLGLWKQGLLQDRALEYIGTVELIDFDIPTADIHAVLEAPKVKRVTSDLAIATLPLTRPPVTHKYKQGHLLLICGSRRYAGGALLTALGARASGVGMLSIAVPESLKPLLNAQLPEALVVGCPETDNGAIAQLDLPEGTDLESFQAIACGPGLTLEATPIIQGVLNNDCPLVLDADGLNILAILGTQKLSRRSSPTVLTPHAGEFKRLFPDAPSPMQDRISAVREAAQTSKAVVLLKGARTAIANPSGQVWINPESTPALARGGSGDVLTGLLGGLLAQATAQHISVDAIAACAAWWHSQAGILAERERTQIGVDAFTLTQFLIPVLHQSVG
- a CDS encoding EAL domain-containing protein, with translation MAGFSAAKISAASMVDREIIQISRALSATYDLRVVFLSLAIAIFGAYTALDLVGQVIYARGMARKFWTVGGAIALGISVWAMHFVAMLAYQLPIPISYNFEIVLLSMVVAIATAGLGLFLVSRLPLNWLLLSSGSFFVGLATIGMHYTAMQAMLVAAEPTYDLRFVAFSNLCAVGLSFCGLWLTFHPTAKVLVPAESWRKLGSAILAGTAIDGMHYLAMAGVNFYPSVQKLSKIPAGIDNYVLAITIGVATLAILLLGGLASFFGQQLRAEIARVEAIRESEKRYQELFELAPDAYFSLTPDGTIQSANQFSAEYLGYSQEELIGSSAWMIVYEADLPWAQQWMESMFRDRVTTSEIELRKVRKDGSVFWIRERSKLILDAMGTPVGLNTICRDITQLKQVEEQLRQNAFHDPLTGLPNRVLFMDRLQLAIEHHKRHPENFFAVLFLDLDRFKVINDSLGHLLGDRLLMAIGDRLKECLRPVDTVARLGGDEFTILIEDITDVSDAIRVAERVNTALAVPFHLDGQEVFTAASIGIALSTTGYDNSEDVLRDADLAMYRAKSQGTSGYQIFNPDMHARAVALLQLETDLRNAVERQEFRLYYQPIISLATGRIVGFEALIRWQHPQYGLQNPSQFIHAAEEAGLINRICQWVLYTACAQLAQWQRQFSAIAPLTMSVNISGKQFSQPQLSQQVQQALQDTELSAECLHLEITEGAIMDGAGAAPDLLWQLRNLGVQLWIDDFGTGYSSLGRLYHFPIHGLKVDRSFVAQIENADNAPLVETILTLARQLELEVTAEGVETATQLTRLRALQSEYAQGYFFSPAVDGEAATALLSQNLHW